From the genome of Gorilla gorilla gorilla isolate KB3781 chromosome 4, NHGRI_mGorGor1-v2.1_pri, whole genome shotgun sequence, one region includes:
- the RNF44 gene encoding RING finger protein 44 isoform X2, with amino-acid sequence MRPWALAVTRWPPSAPVGQRRFSAGPGSTPGQLWGSPGLEGPLASPPARDERLPSQQPPSRPPHLPVEERRASAPAGGSPRMLHPATQQSPFMVDLHEQVHQGPVPLSYTVTTVTTQGFPLPTGQHIPGCSAQQLPACSVMFSGQHYPLCCLPPPACTMQQLPVPYQAYPHLISSDHYILHPPPPAPPPQPTHMAPLGQFVSLQTQHPRMPLQRLDNDVDLRGDQPSLGSFTYSTSAPGPALSPSVPLHYLPHDPLHQELSFGVPYSHMMPRRLSTQRYRLQQPLPPPPPPPPPPPYYPSFLPYFLSMLPMSPTAMGPTISLDLDVDDVEMENYEALLNLAERLGDAKPRGLTKADIEQLPSYRFNPDSHQSEQTLCVVCFSDFEARQLLRVLPCNHEFHTKCVDKWLKANRTCPICRADASEVPREAE; translated from the exons ATGCGACCATGGGCTCTGGCAGTGACTAGGTGGCCACCCTCCGCCCCCGTGGGCCAGCGGCGATTCTCTGCGGGACCTGGCAGCACCCCGGGCCAGCTCTGGGGAAG CCCTGGCCTCGAGGGCCCCCTGGCCAGCCCGCCTGCCCGGGATGAGCGCTTACCCTCCCAGCAGCCGCCGTCCCGACCTCCACACCTCCCCGTAGAGGAACGCCGAGCCTCGGCTCCTGCCGGCGGGAGCCCCCGAATGctgcacccagccacccagcAGAGCCCGTTCATGGTTGATCTCCACGAGCAG GTGCACCAGGGACCTGTCCCTCTGTCCTACACGGTCACCACAGTGACGACCCAAGGCTTCCCCTTGCCTACAGGCCAGCACATCCCTGGCTGCAGTGCCCAGCAGCTCCCAGCATGCTCCGTGATGTTCAGTGGGCAGCATTACCCCCTCTGCTGCCTCCCGCCCCCG GCGTGCACCATGCAGCAGCTGCCTGTGCCCTATCAGGCCTACCCCCACCTCATCTCCAGTGACCACTACATCCTGCACCCCCCACCACCGGCCCCACCCCCCCAGCCCACCCACATGGCGCCCCTGGGGCAGTTTGTGTCTCTGCAGACCCAGCACCCTCGGATG CCCCTACAGCGGCTCGACAACGATGTGGACCTGCGTGGGGACCAGCCCTCCCTGGGTAGCTTCACCTACTCCAcctctgcacctggcccagcCCTTTCCCCGTCGGTGCCCCTGCACTACCTGCCCCACGATCCGCTGCACCAGGAGCTGTCCTTTGGTGTG CCATATTCTCACATGATGCCACGGAGACTGAGCACCCAGAGATACCGCCTGCAGCAGCCACTGCCCccgccgcccccacccccacccccaccaccctacTACCCCAGCTTCCTGCCCTACTTCCT CTCGATGCTGCCAATGTCACCAACAGCAATGGGGCCCACCATCAGCCTGGACCTGGACGTGGATGATGTGGAGATGGAGAACTATGAG GCCCTCCTGAACCTGGCCGAGCGGCTGGGAGATGCCAAGCCCCGGGGTCTCACCAAAGCAGACATAGAGCAGCTCCCGTCGTACCGCTTTAACCCGGACAGCCATCAGTCAGAGCAGACGCT GTGTGTGGTCTGCTTCAGTGACTTCGAGGCGCGGCAGCTGCTCCGAGTCCTCCCCTGCAACCATGAGTTCCACACCAAGTGTGTTGACAAGTGGTTGAAG GCCAACCGGACGTGTCCCATCTGCCGGGCCGACGCCTCCGAGgtgcccagggaggctgagtga
- the RNF44 gene encoding RING finger protein 44 isoform X1, whose protein sequence is MRPWALAVTRWPPSAPVGQRRFSAGPGSTPGQLWGSPGLEGPLASPPARDERLPSQQPPSRPPHLPVEERRASAPAGGSPRMLHPATQQSPFMVDLHEQVHQGPVPLSYTVTTVTTQGFPLPTGQHIPGCSAQQLPACSVMFSGQHYPLCCLPPPLIQACTMQQLPVPYQAYPHLISSDHYILHPPPPAPPPQPTHMAPLGQFVSLQTQHPRMPLQRLDNDVDLRGDQPSLGSFTYSTSAPGPALSPSVPLHYLPHDPLHQELSFGVPYSHMMPRRLSTQRYRLQQPLPPPPPPPPPPPYYPSFLPYFLSMLPMSPTAMGPTISLDLDVDDVEMENYEALLNLAERLGDAKPRGLTKADIEQLPSYRFNPDSHQSEQTLCVVCFSDFEARQLLRVLPCNHEFHTKCVDKWLKANRTCPICRADASEVPREAE, encoded by the exons ATGCGACCATGGGCTCTGGCAGTGACTAGGTGGCCACCCTCCGCCCCCGTGGGCCAGCGGCGATTCTCTGCGGGACCTGGCAGCACCCCGGGCCAGCTCTGGGGAAG CCCTGGCCTCGAGGGCCCCCTGGCCAGCCCGCCTGCCCGGGATGAGCGCTTACCCTCCCAGCAGCCGCCGTCCCGACCTCCACACCTCCCCGTAGAGGAACGCCGAGCCTCGGCTCCTGCCGGCGGGAGCCCCCGAATGctgcacccagccacccagcAGAGCCCGTTCATGGTTGATCTCCACGAGCAG GTGCACCAGGGACCTGTCCCTCTGTCCTACACGGTCACCACAGTGACGACCCAAGGCTTCCCCTTGCCTACAGGCCAGCACATCCCTGGCTGCAGTGCCCAGCAGCTCCCAGCATGCTCCGTGATGTTCAGTGGGCAGCATTACCCCCTCTGCTGCCTCCCGCCCCCG CTTATCCAGGCGTGCACCATGCAGCAGCTGCCTGTGCCCTATCAGGCCTACCCCCACCTCATCTCCAGTGACCACTACATCCTGCACCCCCCACCACCGGCCCCACCCCCCCAGCCCACCCACATGGCGCCCCTGGGGCAGTTTGTGTCTCTGCAGACCCAGCACCCTCGGATG CCCCTACAGCGGCTCGACAACGATGTGGACCTGCGTGGGGACCAGCCCTCCCTGGGTAGCTTCACCTACTCCAcctctgcacctggcccagcCCTTTCCCCGTCGGTGCCCCTGCACTACCTGCCCCACGATCCGCTGCACCAGGAGCTGTCCTTTGGTGTG CCATATTCTCACATGATGCCACGGAGACTGAGCACCCAGAGATACCGCCTGCAGCAGCCACTGCCCccgccgcccccacccccacccccaccaccctacTACCCCAGCTTCCTGCCCTACTTCCT CTCGATGCTGCCAATGTCACCAACAGCAATGGGGCCCACCATCAGCCTGGACCTGGACGTGGATGATGTGGAGATGGAGAACTATGAG GCCCTCCTGAACCTGGCCGAGCGGCTGGGAGATGCCAAGCCCCGGGGTCTCACCAAAGCAGACATAGAGCAGCTCCCGTCGTACCGCTTTAACCCGGACAGCCATCAGTCAGAGCAGACGCT GTGTGTGGTCTGCTTCAGTGACTTCGAGGCGCGGCAGCTGCTCCGAGTCCTCCCCTGCAACCATGAGTTCCACACCAAGTGTGTTGACAAGTGGTTGAAG GCCAACCGGACGTGTCCCATCTGCCGGGCCGACGCCTCCGAGgtgcccagggaggctgagtga
- the RNF44 gene encoding RING finger protein 44 isoform X4, whose amino-acid sequence MLHPATQQSPFMVDLHEQVHQGPVPLSYTVTTVTTQGFPLPTGQHIPGCSAQQLPACSVMFSGQHYPLCCLPPPLIQACTMQQLPVPYQAYPHLISSDHYILHPPPPAPPPQPTHMAPLGQFVSLQTQHPRMPLQRLDNDVDLRGDQPSLGSFTYSTSAPGPALSPSVPLHYLPHDPLHQELSFGVPYSHMMPRRLSTQRYRLQQPLPPPPPPPPPPPYYPSFLPYFLSMLPMSPTAMGPTISLDLDVDDVEMENYEALLNLAERLGDAKPRGLTKADIEQLPSYRFNPDSHQSEQTLCVVCFSDFEARQLLRVLPCNHEFHTKCVDKWLKANRTCPICRADASEVPREAE is encoded by the exons ATGctgcacccagccacccagcAGAGCCCGTTCATGGTTGATCTCCACGAGCAG GTGCACCAGGGACCTGTCCCTCTGTCCTACACGGTCACCACAGTGACGACCCAAGGCTTCCCCTTGCCTACAGGCCAGCACATCCCTGGCTGCAGTGCCCAGCAGCTCCCAGCATGCTCCGTGATGTTCAGTGGGCAGCATTACCCCCTCTGCTGCCTCCCGCCCCCG CTTATCCAGGCGTGCACCATGCAGCAGCTGCCTGTGCCCTATCAGGCCTACCCCCACCTCATCTCCAGTGACCACTACATCCTGCACCCCCCACCACCGGCCCCACCCCCCCAGCCCACCCACATGGCGCCCCTGGGGCAGTTTGTGTCTCTGCAGACCCAGCACCCTCGGATG CCCCTACAGCGGCTCGACAACGATGTGGACCTGCGTGGGGACCAGCCCTCCCTGGGTAGCTTCACCTACTCCAcctctgcacctggcccagcCCTTTCCCCGTCGGTGCCCCTGCACTACCTGCCCCACGATCCGCTGCACCAGGAGCTGTCCTTTGGTGTG CCATATTCTCACATGATGCCACGGAGACTGAGCACCCAGAGATACCGCCTGCAGCAGCCACTGCCCccgccgcccccacccccacccccaccaccctacTACCCCAGCTTCCTGCCCTACTTCCT CTCGATGCTGCCAATGTCACCAACAGCAATGGGGCCCACCATCAGCCTGGACCTGGACGTGGATGATGTGGAGATGGAGAACTATGAG GCCCTCCTGAACCTGGCCGAGCGGCTGGGAGATGCCAAGCCCCGGGGTCTCACCAAAGCAGACATAGAGCAGCTCCCGTCGTACCGCTTTAACCCGGACAGCCATCAGTCAGAGCAGACGCT GTGTGTGGTCTGCTTCAGTGACTTCGAGGCGCGGCAGCTGCTCCGAGTCCTCCCCTGCAACCATGAGTTCCACACCAAGTGTGTTGACAAGTGGTTGAAG GCCAACCGGACGTGTCCCATCTGCCGGGCCGACGCCTCCGAGgtgcccagggaggctgagtga
- the RNF44 gene encoding RING finger protein 44 isoform X3 has protein sequence MRPWALAVTRWPPSAPVGQRRFSAGPGSTPGQLWGSPGLEGPLASPPARDERLPSQQPPSRPPHLPVEERRASAPAGGSPRMLHPATQQSPFMVDLHEQVHQGPVPLSYTVTTVTTQGFPLPTGQHIPGCSAQQLPACSVMFSGQHYPLCCLPPPPLQRLDNDVDLRGDQPSLGSFTYSTSAPGPALSPSVPLHYLPHDPLHQELSFGVPYSHMMPRRLSTQRYRLQQPLPPPPPPPPPPPYYPSFLPYFLSMLPMSPTAMGPTISLDLDVDDVEMENYEALLNLAERLGDAKPRGLTKADIEQLPSYRFNPDSHQSEQTLCVVCFSDFEARQLLRVLPCNHEFHTKCVDKWLKANRTCPICRADASEVPREAE, from the exons ATGCGACCATGGGCTCTGGCAGTGACTAGGTGGCCACCCTCCGCCCCCGTGGGCCAGCGGCGATTCTCTGCGGGACCTGGCAGCACCCCGGGCCAGCTCTGGGGAAG CCCTGGCCTCGAGGGCCCCCTGGCCAGCCCGCCTGCCCGGGATGAGCGCTTACCCTCCCAGCAGCCGCCGTCCCGACCTCCACACCTCCCCGTAGAGGAACGCCGAGCCTCGGCTCCTGCCGGCGGGAGCCCCCGAATGctgcacccagccacccagcAGAGCCCGTTCATGGTTGATCTCCACGAGCAG GTGCACCAGGGACCTGTCCCTCTGTCCTACACGGTCACCACAGTGACGACCCAAGGCTTCCCCTTGCCTACAGGCCAGCACATCCCTGGCTGCAGTGCCCAGCAGCTCCCAGCATGCTCCGTGATGTTCAGTGGGCAGCATTACCCCCTCTGCTGCCTCCCGCCCCCG CCCCTACAGCGGCTCGACAACGATGTGGACCTGCGTGGGGACCAGCCCTCCCTGGGTAGCTTCACCTACTCCAcctctgcacctggcccagcCCTTTCCCCGTCGGTGCCCCTGCACTACCTGCCCCACGATCCGCTGCACCAGGAGCTGTCCTTTGGTGTG CCATATTCTCACATGATGCCACGGAGACTGAGCACCCAGAGATACCGCCTGCAGCAGCCACTGCCCccgccgcccccacccccacccccaccaccctacTACCCCAGCTTCCTGCCCTACTTCCT CTCGATGCTGCCAATGTCACCAACAGCAATGGGGCCCACCATCAGCCTGGACCTGGACGTGGATGATGTGGAGATGGAGAACTATGAG GCCCTCCTGAACCTGGCCGAGCGGCTGGGAGATGCCAAGCCCCGGGGTCTCACCAAAGCAGACATAGAGCAGCTCCCGTCGTACCGCTTTAACCCGGACAGCCATCAGTCAGAGCAGACGCT GTGTGTGGTCTGCTTCAGTGACTTCGAGGCGCGGCAGCTGCTCCGAGTCCTCCCCTGCAACCATGAGTTCCACACCAAGTGTGTTGACAAGTGGTTGAAG GCCAACCGGACGTGTCCCATCTGCCGGGCCGACGCCTCCGAGgtgcccagggaggctgagtga